A section of the Dictyoglomus sp. genome encodes:
- a CDS encoding KH domain-containing protein: MKELLEYIIKAIVQHPEEVEVREVEGTKSVILEVKVAPEDRGRVIGKQGQTVKALQTIVRVAGLKKGKKVVIEVLQ; the protein is encoded by the coding sequence ATGAAAGAATTGTTGGAATATATTATTAAGGCTATTGTTCAGCATCCTGAGGAAGTAGAAGTAAGAGAGGTAGAAGGAACAAAGTCTGTGATTCTTGAAGTAAAAGTTGCGCCAGAAGATAGAGGCAGAGTGATTGGAAAACAAGGTCAGACTGTTAAAGCTTTGCAGACTATTGTTAGAGTTGCAGGATTAAAAAAGGGTAAAAAAGTAGTTATAGAAGTACTCCAATAG
- the rpsP gene encoding 30S ribosomal protein S16, translating into MVKIRLTRIGAKNRPVYRIVAIDSKRPREGKHLEILGFYDPKTNPETVQLKEDRVKYWLSVGAQPSEAVEKILRKLGIIG; encoded by the coding sequence ATGGTAAAAATAAGATTGACAAGGATTGGAGCAAAAAATAGACCAGTATATAGAATTGTTGCCATAGATAGTAAAAGACCACGAGAGGGAAAACATTTGGAAATTTTAGGATTTTATGATCCTAAGACTAATCCAGAAACTGTGCAATTAAAGGAAGATAGAGTTAAGTACTGGTTGAGTGTAGGAGCTCAACCCTCGGAAGCTGTAGAAAAAATATTGAGAAAATTAGGTATAATTGGTTAA
- the ffh gene encoding signal recognition particle protein, whose protein sequence is MFESLTDRLQNIFKRLRNRGLLSEKDIEEALREIRQALLEADVHYRVVKELLNKVKEKALKEEVLKSVSPFQQVLKILYEELVDLLGKEKVGINLGNKKPSLIFLVGLQGSGKTTTCAKLAYKLLQEQKRVMLVAGDTFRPAAKKQLEVLGEKIKIPVVQEGNSSKEIIENAIRIGRERLMDILIVDTTGRLHVDEDMMKELEDLTNTFNPSEVLLVLDGMTGQDAINIAEKFNQRISITGIILTKLDGDARGGSALSVRAVTGKPIKFIGIGEKINDLEYFYPDRLAGRILGMGDIATLIERIEANIELEKQERIQEKLKKAKFDLEDFYIQLKEITKIGTFEQILDMLPGIPKNKIKPEVNEKEVKKFLAIIDSMTREERRNPSIINGSRKIRIAKGSGTTVQDVNRLLKQYFQTLEIIKNFSKAKKNIFPFI, encoded by the coding sequence ATGTTTGAGAGCTTAACAGATCGTTTACAAAATATTTTCAAAAGATTAAGAAATAGAGGTTTACTTTCTGAAAAAGACATAGAAGAAGCTTTAAGAGAGATAAGACAAGCTCTTCTTGAAGCGGATGTTCATTATAGAGTAGTAAAAGAGCTTTTAAATAAAGTAAAAGAAAAAGCCCTTAAGGAAGAGGTTCTTAAAAGTGTATCTCCTTTTCAGCAAGTTTTAAAGATTCTTTATGAGGAGTTAGTAGATCTTTTAGGAAAAGAAAAAGTGGGAATAAATCTTGGTAATAAAAAACCATCTCTCATATTTCTTGTAGGATTACAGGGCTCTGGGAAAACAACTACTTGTGCTAAGCTTGCTTATAAACTTCTTCAAGAACAAAAAAGGGTTATGTTAGTTGCAGGAGATACTTTTAGACCTGCGGCAAAAAAGCAATTAGAAGTCTTAGGAGAAAAAATAAAAATTCCTGTAGTACAAGAAGGAAATTCTTCAAAAGAGATAATAGAAAATGCAATAAGAATTGGAAGAGAAAGACTTATGGATATACTTATAGTAGATACCACAGGGCGTCTTCATGTAGACGAAGATATGATGAAAGAGTTAGAAGATTTAACTAATACTTTTAATCCTTCTGAGGTTCTTTTAGTATTAGATGGCATGACAGGTCAGGATGCCATAAATATTGCAGAGAAATTTAATCAGAGAATTTCAATAACAGGGATTATTCTTACTAAATTAGATGGGGATGCAAGAGGTGGTTCTGCATTATCTGTTAGAGCGGTGACAGGAAAGCCTATTAAATTTATAGGAATAGGAGAAAAGATTAATGATTTAGAGTACTTTTATCCTGATCGTCTTGCAGGAAGAATTTTAGGAATGGGAGACATTGCTACCTTAATTGAGAGAATTGAAGCAAATATTGAATTAGAAAAGCAAGAAAGAATTCAAGAAAAATTAAAAAAAGCAAAGTTCGATTTAGAAGATTTTTATATACAACTTAAAGAAATTACAAAAATAGGAACTTTTGAGCAAATTTTGGATATGTTACCAGGTATTCCTAAAAATAAGATAAAGCCTGAAGTAAATGAGAAAGAAGTAAAAAAGTTTTTAGCAATTATTGATTCTATGACAAGAGAAGAGAGAAGAAACCCTTCTATTATTAATGGAAGCAGAAAAATAAGAATTGCAAAAGGAAGTGGTACAACGGTACAGGATGTAAATAGGCTTCTGAAACAATATTTCCAAACTTTAGAGATTATTAAAAACTTCTCTAAAGCAAAGAAAAATATTTTCCCTTTTATATAG
- a CDS encoding metalloregulator ArsR/SmtB family transcription factor, whose amino-acid sequence MRNNKNIQKEISEEMLQSIAEVLNSLAHPLRLKIILYLYEHPASVSEMLQILNVRQPNLSQHLNLLKRLKILKTKRQGRMIYYHLNCPELRDYIINIIELLNKLKLIV is encoded by the coding sequence ATGAGAAATAATAAAAATATACAAAAAGAAATTTCTGAAGAAATGCTACAAAGTATTGCAGAAGTTTTAAATTCCTTAGCCCATCCCCTCCGATTAAAAATTATACTTTATCTTTATGAACATCCTGCTTCTGTTTCAGAAATGTTACAAATATTAAATGTAAGACAGCCTAATCTATCTCAGCATTTAAACCTCTTAAAAAGATTAAAAATTTTAAAAACAAAAAGACAAGGAAGAATGATTTATTATCATCTTAACTGTCCTGAGCTTAGAGACTATATCATAAACATTATTGAGCTTCTAAATAAATTAAAACTTATCGTATAG
- a CDS encoding YbjQ family protein, which translates to MIITTTDHIPGYEIIEIIGIVKGSSARARHLGKDILAALRNIVGGEVLEYTKLIGESREQAIERMIQEAENLGADAIIGVRFGTTQIMQGVAEILAYGTAVKLKKKE; encoded by the coding sequence GTGATAATCACAACTACCGATCATATTCCTGGATATGAAATTATTGAAATTATTGGAATAGTAAAGGGAAGTTCTGCAAGAGCAAGACATCTAGGAAAGGATATTTTAGCAGCTTTAAGAAATATTGTTGGAGGAGAAGTATTAGAATATACAAAACTTATAGGAGAATCTAGAGAACAAGCTATTGAGCGAATGATTCAAGAAGCAGAAAATTTAGGGGCAGATGCAATAATTGGTGTAAGATTTGGCACTACGCAGATTATGCAAGGAGTAGCGGAAATTCTTGCTTATGGTACCGCAGTAAAGTTAAAGAAAAAAGAATAA
- a CDS encoding family 16 glycosylhydrolase — protein sequence MKPRVFFLLFLILLPLIIGYATQPAPPPVTEENILKNGDFSKPILYITPDYPEIPTGDFDTKGTWLFRTGDGAQATGILENGVLKVSITNGGPNSWSVQVLQSPITIEYLGIYKVEFEAWADKARKIGVKIGGTAGRGWPAYNPGPSGQVDQSGGYAINITTEKKVYTFEFTMKQDTDNKARFEFQLGQDTGNIYIDNVKLKRIGTAEPPAPPPALGEKYWYEVVWQENFDGPSINENIWSFEIGNGHAQGIPGWGNAELQYYKKENAYIENGVLVIEAKKETVSDAYGTYNYTSARMKTQGKFNVKFGRIEFRAKLPKGKGIWPALWTLGEDITQVGWPACGEIDVMELLGHEPNKVYGTVHGPGYSGAQSVGGNYKLPSGDFTQDFNIFAVEWDPIGIKWYVNNVKFFQVTKPELDFKGGWVFNKPFFIIMNVAVGGYWPGYPDKTTVFPQKMYVDYIKVYKGVTMGAIDNGNFEYPLTNDQTNWPDDWFVWFGSQYGMGGTATAKVENKVAVVNVENYGGEPWHVQFNQWVGLSKGKTYKLTFKAKAENGRDINVKFLHPTNYTPYAIKTFTLTSDWQNFDLQFSFNADYPVANLSIELGKTSNPTTGKVYFDDFLLTEVQ from the coding sequence TTGAAGCCCAGAGTATTTTTTTTACTCTTTTTAATTCTTCTTCCTCTTATAATAGGATATGCTACACAGCCTGCTCCTCCCCCAGTAACAGAAGAAAATATACTCAAAAATGGTGATTTTTCCAAACCAATTTTATATATAACCCCAGACTATCCAGAAATTCCAACAGGAGACTTTGATACAAAAGGTACTTGGCTTTTTAGAACTGGAGATGGTGCCCAAGCAACAGGAATCTTAGAAAATGGAGTTTTAAAAGTCTCAATCACAAATGGTGGACCTAATTCTTGGTCGGTACAGGTATTGCAATCTCCTATAACAATTGAATATTTAGGAATATATAAAGTGGAATTTGAAGCATGGGCGGATAAAGCAAGAAAGATTGGAGTAAAAATTGGAGGAACCGCAGGAAGAGGATGGCCTGCTTATAATCCAGGACCTTCTGGACAAGTTGATCAATCGGGAGGATATGCAATAAATATTACAACAGAGAAAAAAGTTTATACTTTTGAATTTACTATGAAACAAGACACGGACAATAAAGCAAGATTTGAATTTCAACTGGGACAAGACACAGGAAATATATATATTGATAATGTAAAACTAAAAAGAATAGGAACAGCAGAGCCCCCTGCTCCACCACCTGCCCTAGGAGAAAAATACTGGTATGAGGTAGTATGGCAAGAAAATTTTGATGGACCTTCCATTAATGAAAATATTTGGAGTTTTGAAATAGGAAATGGTCATGCCCAAGGAATCCCAGGATGGGGTAATGCAGAGTTACAGTATTACAAAAAAGAGAATGCTTATATAGAGAATGGAGTATTAGTAATTGAAGCAAAGAAAGAAACTGTTAGTGATGCTTATGGAACCTACAATTACACTTCTGCAAGAATGAAAACTCAAGGAAAATTTAATGTAAAATTTGGAAGAATAGAATTTAGGGCAAAACTTCCAAAGGGGAAAGGAATATGGCCAGCATTATGGACTCTAGGAGAAGATATTACTCAAGTGGGATGGCCTGCTTGTGGAGAGATTGATGTAATGGAGCTTTTAGGACATGAACCCAATAAAGTATATGGAACAGTTCATGGACCAGGATACTCTGGAGCTCAAAGTGTTGGTGGAAACTATAAGCTTCCTTCTGGAGATTTTACGCAAGATTTTAATATTTTTGCAGTAGAGTGGGATCCCATTGGAATCAAATGGTATGTTAATAACGTAAAATTCTTCCAAGTAACTAAACCTGAGTTAGATTTTAAAGGAGGATGGGTATTTAACAAACCTTTCTTTATTATAATGAATGTAGCAGTTGGTGGATACTGGCCAGGGTATCCTGACAAAACCACAGTATTTCCACAAAAAATGTATGTAGATTATATAAAGGTTTATAAAGGTGTAACCATGGGAGCAATTGATAATGGCAATTTTGAATATCCATTAACTAATGATCAAACAAACTGGCCCGATGATTGGTTCGTATGGTTTGGTTCACAATATGGAATGGGAGGAACTGCTACAGCAAAAGTTGAGAATAAAGTTGCGGTAGTTAATGTTGAAAACTATGGAGGGGAACCTTGGCATGTACAATTCAATCAATGGGTAGGACTTTCTAAAGGAAAAACTTATAAACTAACATTTAAAGCAAAAGCAGAAAATGGGAGAGATATTAATGTAAAATTCTTACATCCTACAAATTATACTCCATATGCTATAAAAACTTTTACTTTAACCTCAGATTGGCAGAATTTCGATTTACAGTTTTCCTTTAATGCGGACTATCCTGTTGCAAATCTATCTATTGAACTTGGAAAAACCTCAAATCCTACAACAGGAAAAGTTTACTTTGATGATTTCCTCCTTACAGAAGTTCAATAA
- a CDS encoding MBL fold metallo-hydrolase, giving the protein MKNTDIYNSILIEPQIWHIFDYRKDSMYLIEGKEKAILFDTGMGTGALKDYLKNLTNKPIEVIISHAHWDHIMQAHQFEKVYMNHKEVEIIKIFNINIDYSNFIDVKTKDIFDLGDRVLEIMEVPGHTPGSIVLLDDKNKIVFTGDAIGAGHTWMHLPGCLPLKEYIINLYNFYERIKDYKKIYHGHLGDNGPLNIKYLKDLIIAVEKIIKGEIKGEPYPYSSFRGLFVTYESATVVYNPENI; this is encoded by the coding sequence ATGAAAAATACTGATATTTATAATTCTATCTTAATTGAGCCTCAAATTTGGCATATTTTTGATTATAGAAAGGATAGTATGTACCTAATAGAGGGCAAAGAAAAAGCAATTCTTTTTGATACAGGTATGGGAACAGGTGCTTTGAAAGATTATTTAAAAAACTTAACTAATAAACCCATTGAGGTTATAATCTCTCATGCTCATTGGGATCACATAATGCAAGCACATCAATTTGAGAAAGTTTATATGAATCATAAAGAAGTTGAGATTATAAAAATATTTAACATTAATATTGATTATTCTAATTTTATAGATGTAAAGACTAAAGATATATTTGATTTGGGAGATAGAGTTTTAGAAATTATGGAAGTTCCTGGTCATACGCCAGGATCTATAGTATTACTCGATGACAAAAATAAAATTGTTTTTACTGGTGATGCAATAGGAGCTGGCCATACTTGGATGCACCTTCCAGGATGTTTACCTTTAAAGGAATATATAATAAATCTCTACAATTTTTATGAAAGAATAAAAGATTATAAAAAAATTTATCATGGCCATTTAGGAGACAATGGACCATTAAATATAAAATACCTGAAAGATCTAATTATAGCTGTAGAAAAAATAATAAAAGGGGAGATAAAGGGGGAGCCATATCCTTATAGTAGTTTTAGAGGGTTATTTGTAACTTATGAATCTGCAACTGTTGTATATAATCCTGAAAATATCTAA
- a CDS encoding ABC transporter substrate-binding protein has protein sequence MKTSLRKVLLLLFLLLLLTSHHLAQKKYNESPMLAQLVKQGKLPPVEQRLPKNPVVIKPTEEIGQYGGTWRRAWLGAGDRWGIARISISASNLLRFSSDGKKVIPWLVDKYTVSPDGKIYTFHIREGLKWSDGTPFTADDVIFWYEDIICNKEITPTMPSQFVGSDGKSIAKFEKIDTYTFRIVFPDPKPLFIYDIPAQGWYIDTTHGSLSYYAPKHYLKQFHPKYTPQEQLEKMAKEAGFSRWYELFKFKADWLQNPDLPLTAPWKVVSKSPNEPVFVMERNPYYFAVDPEGNQLPYIDRIVHYLVSDAEMINMKAIAGEIDCQDRHMRVSNYSLFMENAGRGNYRVLRWASAVGSDPALYINQNVKDPIKRKLFQDVRFRQALSLAINRSEINKMLYMGLGTPMQASIPKGAAYYDASWEKAYAQYDPQKAKKILDSMGLKMGKDGFRVGPDGKTIELIISFTTYPGNANINVMELIKSYWENIGIKTIINQIDRSLYVTNCNSGDIEIGVWVMDRCSNFILSPGRILGTITDGPWAPLYARWYWTKGKEGEEPTGDIRKLYELWDQVNQTIDARKRDQLIREIVSLHKKNIWIIGTVGALPSLCIVKNNFRNVPEYLISDAPLFTPLNAYPEQFFIKQ, from the coding sequence ATGAAGACTTCCCTCAGAAAAGTTTTGCTTCTTTTATTTTTACTTCTCCTTTTAACTAGCCACCATTTAGCCCAGAAGAAGTATAATGAATCTCCAATGCTTGCTCAGCTTGTAAAGCAAGGTAAACTACCTCCAGTAGAACAAAGACTTCCTAAAAATCCCGTGGTGATTAAACCTACAGAAGAAATTGGACAATATGGAGGTACATGGAGAAGAGCTTGGCTTGGAGCTGGTGACAGATGGGGTATTGCAAGAATCTCCATTAGTGCTTCAAATTTACTAAGATTTAGCTCTGATGGTAAAAAAGTTATTCCTTGGCTTGTAGATAAATATACTGTATCTCCTGATGGAAAGATATATACTTTTCATATAAGAGAGGGATTAAAATGGTCTGATGGAACACCTTTTACTGCTGACGATGTAATCTTTTGGTACGAAGATATAATATGCAATAAAGAAATTACTCCAACAATGCCATCCCAATTTGTTGGATCTGATGGAAAATCTATTGCAAAATTTGAAAAAATTGACACTTATACTTTTAGGATTGTATTCCCTGATCCTAAACCACTATTCATATATGACATTCCTGCTCAAGGATGGTATATAGATACTACTCATGGATCTTTATCCTACTATGCACCCAAACACTATCTTAAACAATTCCATCCTAAATATACCCCTCAAGAACAACTAGAAAAGATGGCAAAAGAAGCAGGATTTTCAAGATGGTATGAATTATTTAAATTTAAGGCAGATTGGCTACAGAATCCCGATCTTCCCTTAACTGCTCCATGGAAAGTAGTAAGTAAAAGTCCCAATGAGCCAGTATTTGTAATGGAAAGAAATCCATATTATTTTGCAGTGGATCCTGAAGGAAATCAATTACCATATATAGATAGAATTGTACATTACTTAGTAAGTGATGCAGAAATGATCAATATGAAAGCTATTGCAGGAGAAATTGATTGTCAAGACAGGCATATGAGAGTATCAAATTACTCTCTATTTATGGAAAACGCAGGAAGAGGCAATTACAGAGTACTTCGATGGGCATCTGCTGTAGGATCTGACCCTGCATTATATATCAACCAAAATGTGAAAGATCCTATAAAAAGAAAATTATTCCAAGATGTGAGATTTAGACAAGCTTTGTCCCTTGCAATTAACAGAAGTGAGATAAATAAGATGCTTTATATGGGACTTGGAACTCCTATGCAAGCATCAATACCTAAAGGTGCAGCTTATTATGATGCTTCCTGGGAAAAAGCCTATGCACAATATGATCCTCAAAAGGCTAAAAAGATTTTAGATAGTATGGGATTAAAAATGGGAAAAGATGGATTCAGAGTTGGACCTGATGGAAAAACTATAGAATTAATTATAAGTTTTACTACTTATCCTGGAAATGCCAATATAAATGTTATGGAACTTATTAAAAGTTACTGGGAGAATATAGGAATAAAGACAATCATAAATCAAATTGACAGAAGCTTATATGTAACTAATTGTAACTCTGGAGATATAGAAATTGGTGTATGGGTAATGGACAGATGTTCCAACTTTATCTTAAGTCCTGGAAGAATTTTAGGCACCATAACTGATGGTCCTTGGGCTCCTCTCTATGCAAGATGGTATTGGACAAAAGGTAAAGAAGGAGAAGAACCTACAGGGGATATAAGAAAATTATATGAGCTTTGGGATCAAGTTAATCAAACTATAGATGCAAGAAAAAGAGATCAATTAATAAGAGAGATAGTTTCACTACATAAGAAAAACATATGGATAATTGGAACTGTAGGAGCTTTACCTTCTCTTTGTATTGTGAAAAATAACTTTAGAAATGTACCTGAATATTTGATAAGTGATGCACCTCTGTTTACACCTCTTAATGCATATCCAGAACAATTCTTTATAAAACAATAA
- a CDS encoding MATE family efflux transporter has translation MKVLDLWNNGDINIRKRLLNLAIPVFIENIFQLLFSFVDMFFVGFLGNVALSAVGLGGQIVNIFIAILASLTTGTLVMIAHSIGAKKYKAAQDYLRNSLSLGIVLSTFLFLFGLFFIDPFLSLLGAKESLARLTSMYLKYILIPGFLLVFIPIISAGLRGAGDTKTPLYVTIVANILNIFGDYVLVFGKLGFPAMGVAGAALASSLSRFIALIYLFIILYHKSSLFNFRLMEILNLQKEKMFQILKIGIPTSLEQLFFSIGALIYATIVLQLGTKAYAAHRIALNIESLSFQPGFAFAVAVTTLVGQFRGAKEDDNAYKASLEAWKIAVTFMGIIGVTLFLFPVYLVKIFSREKDVINMAVLALKIIAFIQPLLATNMVMAGSLRGSGMSKLPMISNGLGMWLIRIPLTYFFINIMKVGFPGAWIAMALDITFKALVNFYFFVIRKSWKKLVVKVSL, from the coding sequence ATGAAAGTTTTGGATTTATGGAATAATGGAGATATAAATATAAGAAAAAGGTTATTAAATCTTGCTATTCCTGTTTTTATAGAAAACATCTTTCAACTCTTATTCAGTTTTGTAGATATGTTTTTTGTAGGATTCTTAGGAAATGTTGCTCTCTCAGCTGTTGGATTAGGAGGTCAAATAGTCAATATATTCATAGCTATATTAGCCTCTCTAACTACAGGAACTTTAGTAATGATAGCTCACAGCATTGGGGCTAAAAAGTACAAAGCTGCTCAAGATTATCTTAGAAATTCACTATCTCTTGGAATAGTTTTATCAACATTCTTGTTTCTCTTTGGACTTTTTTTTATAGATCCTTTTTTATCTCTTTTAGGAGCTAAAGAAAGTTTAGCAAGGCTTACGTCTATGTATCTTAAATACATACTAATTCCTGGATTTCTCCTCGTTTTTATCCCTATAATTTCCGCTGGTTTAAGAGGGGCAGGAGATACAAAGACACCTTTATATGTGACTATAGTGGCTAATATTTTAAACATATTTGGAGATTACGTTTTAGTCTTCGGAAAACTAGGTTTTCCTGCTATGGGAGTTGCTGGTGCTGCATTAGCTTCTTCTCTATCAAGATTTATTGCTTTAATCTATCTTTTTATTATTTTATATCACAAAAGTTCCCTATTTAATTTTCGACTTATGGAAATATTAAATCTTCAAAAGGAAAAAATGTTTCAAATATTAAAAATAGGAATTCCTACTTCTCTAGAGCAATTATTTTTTTCAATTGGAGCTTTAATTTATGCTACAATTGTTCTTCAATTAGGCACAAAGGCCTATGCTGCACATAGAATTGCATTAAATATTGAATCTTTATCTTTTCAGCCAGGGTTTGCTTTTGCTGTTGCCGTAACAACTCTTGTGGGACAATTTAGAGGAGCTAAAGAAGATGATAATGCCTACAAAGCTTCTCTAGAAGCCTGGAAAATTGCTGTAACTTTTATGGGAATAATAGGAGTAACTTTATTTTTGTTTCCTGTATATTTAGTAAAGATATTCAGTAGAGAAAAAGATGTTATAAATATGGCAGTTTTAGCACTAAAGATTATTGCTTTTATACAGCCCTTATTAGCTACTAATATGGTTATGGCAGGTTCTCTAAGAGGATCTGGGATGTCAAAACTCCCTATGATTTCCAATGGCTTGGGAATGTGGCTCATTAGAATTCCGCTTACATATTTTTTTATAAATATAATGAAAGTAGGCTTTCCTGGCGCATGGATTGCAATGGCACTTGATATAACCTTTAAAGCTCTTGTAAATTTCTATTTCTTCGTTATAAGAAAATCTTGGAAAAAGTTAGTAGTAAAGGTATCCCTTTAA
- the lipB gene encoding lipoyl(octanoyl) transferase LipB, translating into MILKVLDLPCLEYRKAWDLQKFLHSYRVKECIPDVLILLEHPPVITLGRFGKLENLLKSREELERLKIDFYKIERGGDITYHGPGQLIGYFIFKIKSIKKLIFSVEESIQKLLKKYGINSQILEKYPGVWIEDKKICSIGMTVRAGVSFHGFALNITNDLTPFSYIIPCGLKDKKITSIYEETKISLPLIKVKRDFVEIFFQIYGFENFVIIDTFDDKVDQNLEKLLEVLKSP; encoded by the coding sequence TTGATTTTAAAAGTTTTAGATTTACCCTGTTTAGAATATAGAAAGGCTTGGGACTTACAAAAGTTTCTCCATTCTTATAGAGTAAAAGAATGTATTCCAGATGTTCTTATTCTTTTAGAGCATCCTCCAGTAATAACCTTAGGAAGATTTGGAAAATTGGAAAATCTTTTAAAATCAAGGGAAGAATTAGAAAGATTAAAAATAGATTTCTATAAAATTGAAAGGGGAGGAGATATAACTTACCATGGACCTGGACAACTCATAGGATATTTTATTTTTAAGATAAAAAGTATAAAAAAACTAATCTTCTCTGTGGAAGAATCAATTCAGAAACTTTTAAAAAAATATGGAATAAACTCTCAAATCCTAGAAAAATATCCTGGAGTTTGGATAGAAGATAAGAAAATTTGTTCTATTGGTATGACAGTAAGAGCGGGGGTCTCTTTTCATGGCTTTGCTTTAAATATAACCAACGATTTAACTCCCTTTTCTTATATTATTCCTTGTGGTCTAAAAGATAAAAAAATCACTTCAATATATGAAGAGACAAAAATTTCTCTTCCTTTAATAAAAGTAAAGAGAGATTTTGTAGAAATTTTCTTTCAAATTTATGGCTTTGAAAATTTTGTTATTATTGATACTTTTGACGATAAGGTAGACCAAAACCTCGAAAAGCTTTTGGAGGTCCTAAAATCTCCATAA
- the floA gene encoding flotillin-like protein FloA (flotillin-like protein involved in membrane lipid rafts), translating into MNLVYALFIFILVIIFFSIFFTFVPLGLWISALAAGVSIRIFDLIGMRLRRVPPGIIITSMIKAHKAGLNLTLDKLEAHYLAGGNVDRVVNALIAAQRAGIPLSFEKAAAIDLAGRDVLEAVQMSVNPKVIETPVVAAVAKDGIELKAKARVTVRANIERLVGGAGEATVIARVGEGIVTTIGSAESYKEVLENPDSISRTVLAKGLDAGTAFEIVSIDIADVDVGSNVGARLKSDQAEADMRIAQAQAESRRALAIAREQEMRALTQEMRAKVIEAEREIPLAIAQAFREGKLGVLDYYTLKNIMADTAMREAIAQLGKKTEEGRE; encoded by the coding sequence ATGAATTTAGTATATGCATTGTTTATCTTTATATTAGTAATAATTTTCTTCTCCATATTTTTTACTTTTGTTCCTTTGGGACTTTGGATTTCTGCGTTGGCAGCAGGTGTATCTATAAGAATTTTTGATCTTATTGGTATGAGATTAAGAAGGGTTCCACCAGGAATAATAATAACATCAATGATAAAAGCTCATAAAGCAGGTTTAAATCTTACTTTGGATAAATTAGAAGCTCATTATCTTGCTGGTGGAAATGTAGACAGGGTTGTAAACGCTTTAATTGCAGCCCAGAGAGCAGGAATCCCTTTAAGTTTTGAAAAAGCAGCAGCTATTGACTTGGCAGGAAGAGATGTATTAGAAGCAGTTCAAATGAGTGTAAATCCAAAGGTTATTGAAACTCCAGTAGTTGCAGCAGTAGCGAAAGATGGTATTGAGTTGAAAGCAAAGGCAAGAGTGACAGTAAGGGCAAATATCGAAAGACTAGTGGGAGGAGCAGGAGAAGCAACAGTAATAGCAAGAGTAGGGGAAGGAATTGTTACAACTATTGGATCTGCGGAAAGTTATAAAGAGGTTTTAGAGAATCCTGATAGTATTTCAAGAACAGTTCTCGCAAAAGGATTAGATGCAGGAACTGCTTTTGAAATTGTTTCTATAGATATTGCAGATGTAGATGTAGGAAGTAATGTAGGAGCAAGATTAAAGAGTGATCAAGCAGAGGCTGATATGAGGATAGCGCAGGCTCAAGCGGAAAGTAGAAGGGCTTTAGCTATTGCTAGGGAACAAGAAATGAGAGCATTGACTCAGGAGATGAGAGCAAAAGTTATTGAGGCGGAAAGAGAGATTCCTCTCGCTATAGCTCAAGCCTTTAGAGAAGGAAAGCTTGGAGTTCTAGATTACTATACTTTAAAAAATATAATGGCAGATACTGCAATGAGAGAAGCCATAGCTCAATTGGGAAAAAAGACAGAGGAAGGTAGAGAATGA